A portion of the Microbacterium hominis genome contains these proteins:
- a CDS encoding glycosyltransferase family 4 protein — MKLVVLTDSPEVWGAEKSLLTLLPYLSGSFDTKVVVSTGSPLRLHVESLGIQCDEHVFNVTAPRDGQRRRWTGVRALAGSSRLRAQIQDADVVLIFSAWLLPEALLATKAARVPVVLDLHETFSAGFRRRVLGSFFWLCDKVISPSHSTFEMNGLRVPRGAAIIPRPVQVPPGTGRDVHRSNTIGVFGQIVPHKNVLELVQSVAWQQSPHQLAIVGGEPDASRRSAYENAVRDAAAAGGSSVRVIDRVADVFPLMAECTALINCSRHEAFGRTIAEAAMMGTVPIAVGRTGAAEVTRTIAFGRSVAEFDELQDLITTGELMTITAEERSAGQQRAVATFDAATVAVSYRDALQQVTKKRRPKASKKPTA; from the coding sequence GTGAAGCTAGTCGTGCTTACCGACTCTCCCGAGGTCTGGGGAGCGGAGAAGTCCCTCCTGACGCTTCTCCCCTACCTCAGCGGGTCATTCGACACCAAGGTAGTTGTCTCTACTGGTTCACCTCTCCGTCTCCATGTCGAGTCGCTCGGAATACAGTGTGACGAGCATGTATTCAACGTGACTGCGCCTCGAGACGGGCAACGACGCCGCTGGACCGGGGTGCGCGCCCTTGCAGGCTCGTCGCGGCTACGCGCGCAGATCCAAGACGCGGACGTGGTCTTGATCTTCAGCGCGTGGTTACTTCCCGAAGCACTTCTCGCTACGAAGGCCGCCCGCGTACCGGTCGTCCTCGACTTGCATGAAACTTTCTCGGCGGGATTCCGCCGGCGAGTGCTCGGGTCGTTCTTCTGGCTTTGTGACAAGGTCATATCACCATCTCACAGCACATTCGAGATGAACGGCCTTCGCGTGCCAAGAGGCGCAGCGATCATTCCCCGCCCGGTTCAAGTTCCGCCGGGAACCGGGCGCGACGTGCACCGGTCGAACACCATTGGGGTTTTTGGCCAAATCGTCCCACACAAGAATGTGCTCGAGTTGGTGCAGTCGGTTGCATGGCAGCAATCACCGCACCAACTTGCAATTGTTGGTGGAGAACCCGACGCCTCCCGTCGATCCGCCTACGAAAATGCGGTGCGCGATGCTGCCGCCGCAGGAGGGTCCTCCGTTAGGGTGATAGATCGCGTAGCGGATGTGTTCCCTCTCATGGCCGAATGCACGGCGCTGATCAACTGTTCACGACACGAGGCGTTCGGGCGAACGATCGCCGAGGCCGCGATGATGGGAACTGTTCCGATCGCGGTTGGCCGCACAGGGGCTGCGGAGGTGACCAGGACGATCGCATTCGGGCGAAGTGTTGCCGAGTTCGATGAGCTTCAGGATCTCATCACGACCGGCGAACTCATGACAATCACAGCCGAAGAGCGATCGGCCGGGCAGCAACGCGCTGTCGCCACATTCGACGCGGCGACGGTGGCAGTCTCGTACCGGGACGCCCTGCAGCAGGTCACGAAGAAGCGACGACCCAAAGCCTCTAAGAAGCCGACCGCATGA
- a CDS encoding acyltransferase, giving the protein MSDSEVLAFVMGKVSQRATAILLGYRGSFIARGLRVSGRRHLTVGQSCSIARNVTIQATSRWGVQLGDSVTIDENAVLRATGVVRALGEGISVGPRTAIGARNLILGQGGVRIGMDCLLGPNVTVLSENHVFEDPARPIREQGEARLATTIEDDVWIGANAVILGGATIGRGAIVAAGAVVRGEVAPSTIVGGVPAKQIGVRGLPR; this is encoded by the coding sequence TTGAGCGATTCCGAAGTGTTGGCTTTCGTGATGGGGAAGGTTTCGCAGAGGGCAACAGCTATTCTGCTCGGCTACCGCGGATCCTTCATCGCTCGCGGCCTCCGGGTGTCCGGTCGGCGACATCTCACGGTCGGGCAGTCTTGCAGCATCGCGCGGAATGTGACCATCCAAGCGACGTCCCGCTGGGGCGTGCAGTTGGGCGATTCGGTCACGATCGATGAGAACGCCGTTCTGCGTGCGACGGGAGTCGTCCGAGCTCTTGGCGAGGGGATCTCTGTGGGGCCGAGAACAGCCATCGGCGCCCGCAATCTGATCCTCGGGCAGGGAGGCGTGCGCATTGGCATGGATTGCCTTTTGGGGCCGAACGTCACGGTCCTCTCGGAGAACCACGTTTTTGAGGACCCGGCGCGCCCCATCAGAGAGCAGGGCGAAGCACGCCTAGCCACCACGATCGAAGACGACGTTTGGATCGGAGCCAACGCAGTAATCCTCGGAGGCGCCACGATAGGACGGGGAGCCATCGTCGCGGCCGGCGCCGTCGTACGCGGCGAGGTGGCGCCCTCGACAATTGTCGGCGGCGTCCCAGCGAAGCAGATCGGTGTGAGAGGACTGCCCCGGTGA
- a CDS encoding sugar transferase, whose product MTSNALLDAPTTPLTDTPPHAPRSAAAHQNAAKTAHAASTAPTLRIAPRATIDWRRAFSTRLVITDALVVIWTVFGTQMLWFGWGNAQITMRNNPVFTPTSYWLFSTLLVVAWLTALALIDSRSHRVIGQGMAEYIRVTHSSVVMFGVVAIIAFLAKIDIARSYLLIALPLGITMLLLSRWIWRNWLVAKRSVGEYSARVLLVGSEASVTHIATELLRSPSAGYHVVGACIPTGMVADTIAGTGIPIMGNVDAVDRAIAVTGADTVAVTSTDELPADKVKQISWGLEAGRQHLVLAPSITDIAGPRIHTRPVSGLPLIHVETPTFSRGQRFAKRTTDLVVSTLGLIVISPVLIVLALLVKFSSPGPVIFRQTRVGRRGEEFTMLKFRSMVVDAEARLSSLETQVRDAGNEVLFKMKRDPRITPIGRVLRKYSLDELPQLFNVMGGSMSLVGPRPSLPSEVAKYADHVHRRFLVKPGITGLWQVSGRSALSWEESVRLDLSYVENWSLIGDVGILAKTAKAALAPGETAH is encoded by the coding sequence GTGACGTCGAACGCACTGCTCGACGCGCCGACGACGCCGCTGACCGACACTCCCCCGCATGCCCCGCGCTCCGCCGCGGCTCATCAGAATGCCGCGAAGACGGCGCACGCGGCATCCACTGCTCCTACGCTGCGCATCGCCCCGAGGGCCACGATCGACTGGCGCCGCGCCTTCTCCACGCGCCTCGTGATCACCGACGCGCTCGTCGTGATCTGGACCGTCTTCGGCACGCAGATGCTGTGGTTCGGCTGGGGCAACGCGCAGATCACGATGCGCAACAACCCGGTGTTCACCCCCACGTCGTACTGGCTCTTCTCCACGCTGCTCGTCGTCGCGTGGCTCACCGCGCTCGCGCTGATCGATTCGCGCAGCCACCGGGTGATCGGCCAGGGCATGGCGGAGTACATCCGCGTGACGCATTCCAGCGTGGTCATGTTCGGCGTGGTGGCGATCATCGCGTTCCTCGCCAAGATCGACATCGCGCGCAGCTACCTGCTCATCGCCCTCCCGCTCGGCATCACGATGCTCCTGCTCAGCCGCTGGATCTGGCGCAACTGGCTCGTCGCGAAGCGCTCGGTGGGCGAGTACAGCGCGCGAGTGCTGCTCGTGGGCAGCGAGGCCTCCGTCACCCACATCGCGACCGAGCTGCTGCGCTCCCCGAGCGCCGGTTATCACGTGGTGGGCGCGTGCATCCCCACCGGAATGGTGGCCGACACGATCGCCGGCACCGGCATCCCGATCATGGGGAATGTGGATGCCGTCGACCGCGCGATCGCCGTCACCGGCGCCGACACCGTGGCCGTGACGAGCACCGACGAGCTGCCGGCCGACAAGGTGAAGCAGATCTCGTGGGGGCTCGAGGCGGGTCGTCAGCACCTGGTGCTGGCGCCGAGCATCACCGATATCGCGGGTCCGCGCATCCACACGCGTCCGGTGTCAGGGCTCCCCCTCATCCACGTCGAGACGCCCACGTTCAGCCGCGGTCAGCGCTTCGCCAAGCGCACCACCGACCTCGTCGTGTCGACGCTTGGGCTCATCGTGATCAGCCCTGTGCTGATCGTGCTGGCGCTGCTGGTGAAGTTCTCGAGCCCGGGTCCGGTGATCTTCCGCCAGACCCGCGTGGGTCGTCGGGGCGAGGAGTTCACGATGCTCAAGTTCCGCTCGATGGTGGTGGATGCCGAAGCCCGCCTCTCCTCGCTCGAGACGCAGGTTCGGGATGCCGGCAACGAGGTGCTCTTCAAGATGAAGCGCGACCCCCGCATCACCCCCATCGGCCGCGTGCTGCGCAAGTACTCGCTCGACGAGCTGCCGCAGCTGTTCAACGTGATGGGCGGCTCGATGTCGCTCGTCGGTCCGCGCCCGTCGCTGCCCAGCGAGGTGGCGAAGTACGCGGATCACGTGCACCGGCGCTTCCTCGTGAAGCCCGGCATCACGGGCCTCTGGCAGGTGAGCGGTCGCTCCGCCCTCTCGTGGGAAGAGTCGGTGCGCCTTGATCTGTCGTACGTAGAGAACTGGTCACTGATCGGGGATGTGGGGATCCTCGCGAAGACTGCTAAGGCGGCGTTGGCGCCCGGCGAGACAGCCCACTGA
- a CDS encoding glycosyltransferase family 4 protein, translating to MKVLFDAYWWADGPPSGRNVVRSIVKSWSHEFRADDLTIAVPAKYAEQTREELALEDVSNVDVLGTRVPLHAGLSLVPRPGFDALVAQNFASQLPGRKTLNAVFVHDFIFLDHPEWFTRRERAYLAPMRAMATRADLVFTSSLAEKARIERYVGATRTVAVGLASPLLVDPPSPESPQESFDDPFILAVGRLNVRKNLDRLIGALDSFGVLNSHRLVVVGERDGAASTTEWRSKNVSWLGYVSDGELVRLYKNASLFVFPSLDEGFGLPLVEAMNAGCVIAASDIPAFRELTDEATFFDPNDEESIARGVQAALASSRHASPQRWGWKDTVAVMRKEIESA from the coding sequence GTGAAAGTCCTATTCGACGCCTACTGGTGGGCCGACGGCCCACCCTCCGGGCGAAATGTCGTCCGCTCCATCGTCAAGTCCTGGAGTCACGAGTTTCGAGCCGATGATCTGACGATCGCGGTACCGGCCAAGTATGCCGAACAGACACGCGAGGAACTCGCTCTCGAAGACGTCTCTAATGTCGATGTTCTCGGCACGAGAGTCCCTCTGCACGCGGGCCTTTCGTTGGTTCCACGCCCTGGGTTTGATGCGCTCGTTGCCCAGAACTTCGCCTCGCAACTCCCTGGTCGCAAGACGCTCAATGCCGTCTTCGTGCATGACTTCATCTTTCTCGACCACCCCGAGTGGTTCACGAGACGAGAGCGAGCATACCTCGCGCCGATGCGCGCCATGGCAACGAGGGCAGACCTAGTCTTTACGTCGTCGCTAGCCGAGAAGGCGCGCATCGAACGCTACGTCGGGGCCACCCGAACTGTAGCTGTCGGCCTAGCGTCGCCCCTGCTCGTAGACCCTCCAAGTCCCGAGTCCCCTCAGGAGTCTTTCGACGATCCGTTCATTCTCGCGGTCGGACGACTTAACGTACGCAAGAATCTGGATCGTCTGATCGGGGCACTCGATTCATTCGGCGTTCTCAATTCCCACCGCCTGGTAGTCGTCGGCGAACGCGATGGCGCCGCCTCCACCACGGAGTGGAGGAGCAAGAACGTATCCTGGCTAGGGTATGTAAGTGATGGCGAGCTGGTGCGCCTATACAAGAATGCCTCCCTATTCGTCTTCCCCTCGCTCGACGAAGGGTTTGGTCTTCCCTTGGTTGAGGCGATGAATGCAGGCTGCGTCATCGCTGCGAGCGACATACCCGCTTTTCGCGAACTCACAGACGAGGCAACTTTTTTTGACCCGAATGACGAAGAGAGCATTGCGCGCGGGGTGCAAGCGGCACTTGCTTCCAGCCGCCACGCAAGCCCACAGCGCTGGGGTTGGAAGGACACGGTCGCTGTGATGCGGAAAGAAATCGAGAGCGCATGA
- a CDS encoding cell wall-binding repeat-containing protein produces MMRVATPARPARFTATALAAALVAALTVAAAPAAQAQNAAANATTSAATRTISGTVTIPDEAPAEWGENIWVNASSDTGGTGAQVDPATGVYSIEGLEPGEYRVSFRANGHFDGTEWVETNLVSEYWDNAVSHSEATPVDVTDSDATNIDAALEMGRTISGTVTVGSDADPAELQGAEAFVYTESGTFVPIHAFVDAGTGAYEVVGLSPGRYYVEFSVPGTWDVDGTHHQSRLIGEYYDDALTRDAATLVDLTAADATGIDATLERGRSIEGTVTLPDGVDSSAYSDIYVNAWTDSGSGSSSTVDPATGAYEIPGLAPGDYRVSFQSNHPNLVSEYYDDTTDWSSATLVSVTDTDVTGIDAALEAGRSIEGTVSLGAGADPEWMQGLSVSAWNDTSSAYARVDPDTGTYVLGGLAPGEYRVQFSPTGYDDGSNDYVTPNLIAEYFDDTLDYSAATLVDVTAAAATGIDATLDVGHTIRGTITLPDGVDASAFSDIYVNASAEVGPTGGSATVDATTGAYEISGLAPDNYRVSFQSNDPRVAGEYYDNARDWNAATLVAVTDSDISGIDAALDRAYTISGTITLPADAPAEWRQSLSASAVTQDGNWVNGTSSTIDPDSGAYTISGVPAGNAYVQFSGGGYWQDDQYVQTGLAHEYYDDTQTLADATPINLTANVSGIDAALGYAASVTGTVDASSLLSRTGEGFGMYLTDIDGKVMNFYGDQMWPDGQTPVVFSGLHPGTYRIAFLTHTWDADWNRIPASAQYLRFADGSTSFTVGAGDTFDASSTARTPDASLAGSITAEGFVNAAPGGILGSALVYEQLDGEWVRLPEARFDAAGTGATPYELDLAAGTYTVGFEDDFVDEQTVGDVAEQWWAGKSTLAAADSVTLAAGTARTGVNGTVSPAGATPTPTPTPTPTPTPTPTPTPTPTPTPTPTTTPTPTPTPTPTPTQVTRASGADRFATSAAVSQKAFAPGVKVAYLAYGLDFPDALSGAAAAASAGAPILLTERDRIPAAVATELDRLDPGRIVILGGTGVVSNTVLAQARQYTAGSVTRTYGANRFETSAAISAETFAKGVDVAYVANGMNFPDALAGAAAAGHLDGPVLLTQAGSLPKVVADELRRLAPKRIVVLGGPTIVSSAVMHEVDRYTQGAVTRDAGPSRFETATVISKNAFTPGAPVVYIANGMTFPDALAGAAAAGSLGGPVLLTQKGSLPAAAITELQRLKPAKVVVLGGTGVVSTAVANQVRAALP; encoded by the coding sequence ATGATGCGCGTAGCTACGCCCGCCCGCCCTGCCCGATTCACGGCGACCGCCCTCGCAGCGGCCCTCGTCGCCGCGCTGACCGTCGCCGCCGCCCCCGCCGCGCAGGCGCAGAACGCCGCCGCCAACGCCACCACCTCCGCGGCAACCCGCACGATCTCCGGCACGGTCACGATCCCCGACGAGGCCCCCGCCGAGTGGGGCGAGAACATCTGGGTCAACGCGTCGAGTGACACCGGGGGCACCGGGGCGCAGGTCGACCCGGCGACCGGCGTCTACTCGATCGAGGGCCTCGAGCCCGGGGAGTACCGCGTCAGCTTTCGCGCAAACGGACACTTCGACGGCACGGAATGGGTCGAGACCAACCTGGTGAGCGAGTACTGGGACAACGCGGTCAGCCACTCCGAGGCGACGCCCGTCGATGTGACCGACTCCGACGCGACGAACATCGACGCAGCGCTCGAGATGGGCCGCACGATCTCCGGCACCGTGACCGTCGGGTCGGACGCAGATCCGGCTGAGCTCCAGGGTGCCGAAGCCTTCGTCTACACCGAGTCGGGCACCTTCGTGCCGATCCATGCATTTGTGGATGCCGGCACCGGCGCCTACGAAGTCGTCGGTCTCAGTCCGGGGCGGTACTACGTCGAGTTCTCCGTGCCTGGCACGTGGGATGTCGACGGAACACACCACCAGTCCCGGCTGATCGGCGAGTACTACGACGACGCCCTCACCCGCGACGCCGCCACGCTCGTCGACCTCACCGCAGCGGACGCGACCGGCATCGACGCCACTCTCGAGCGCGGACGCTCCATCGAAGGCACGGTCACGCTCCCCGACGGAGTCGACTCCAGCGCCTACAGCGACATCTATGTGAACGCGTGGACCGACTCCGGCTCCGGAAGCTCGAGCACCGTCGATCCCGCCACGGGTGCATACGAGATCCCCGGACTGGCCCCCGGCGACTACCGTGTCTCGTTCCAGTCGAACCATCCGAACCTCGTGAGCGAGTACTACGACGACACGACCGACTGGAGTTCCGCAACCCTCGTCTCGGTCACCGACACCGATGTCACCGGCATCGACGCGGCGCTCGAAGCCGGCCGTTCGATCGAAGGCACGGTCTCCCTCGGCGCGGGCGCAGACCCCGAGTGGATGCAGGGACTCAGCGTCTCGGCCTGGAATGACACCTCCAGCGCATACGCCCGCGTCGACCCCGACACCGGCACGTACGTGCTCGGAGGCCTCGCCCCGGGCGAGTACCGGGTGCAGTTCTCCCCCACCGGGTACGACGACGGCAGCAACGACTACGTCACACCGAACCTCATCGCCGAGTACTTCGACGACACCCTCGACTACAGCGCCGCCACCCTGGTCGACGTCACCGCAGCGGCCGCCACCGGCATCGACGCGACCCTCGACGTCGGCCACACCATCCGCGGCACGATCACCCTGCCCGACGGCGTCGACGCGAGCGCGTTCTCCGACATCTACGTCAACGCATCCGCCGAGGTCGGCCCCACAGGCGGATCAGCAACGGTGGATGCCACAACCGGCGCCTACGAAATCTCCGGCCTCGCACCGGACAACTACCGCGTCTCGTTCCAGTCGAACGATCCGCGCGTCGCCGGTGAGTACTACGACAACGCCCGCGACTGGAACGCCGCGACACTCGTGGCCGTCACCGACAGCGACATCTCCGGCATCGACGCCGCGCTCGACCGCGCGTACACGATCTCCGGCACGATCACACTCCCCGCCGATGCGCCGGCAGAGTGGCGGCAATCCTTGTCTGCCTCGGCCGTGACACAGGACGGCAACTGGGTCAACGGCACCTCGTCGACCATCGACCCCGATTCCGGCGCCTACACGATCAGCGGCGTGCCTGCCGGCAACGCCTACGTTCAGTTCTCCGGCGGCGGCTACTGGCAGGACGACCAGTACGTTCAGACCGGTCTTGCGCACGAGTACTACGACGACACGCAGACGCTGGCTGATGCCACTCCGATCAACTTGACCGCCAACGTCTCGGGTATCGACGCCGCACTCGGCTACGCCGCGTCGGTGACAGGGACCGTGGATGCTTCTTCTCTGCTCTCCCGCACCGGCGAAGGCTTCGGCATGTACCTCACCGACATCGACGGCAAGGTCATGAATTTCTATGGCGACCAGATGTGGCCCGATGGTCAGACACCGGTGGTATTCAGCGGGCTGCACCCGGGCACCTACCGCATCGCCTTCCTGACGCACACGTGGGATGCCGACTGGAATCGCATCCCCGCCTCCGCCCAGTACCTCCGCTTCGCCGACGGCTCCACGAGCTTCACGGTCGGCGCGGGCGACACCTTCGACGCGTCGAGCACCGCCCGCACCCCCGATGCAAGCCTCGCCGGGTCGATCACCGCCGAAGGATTCGTGAATGCCGCACCCGGCGGCATCCTGGGCAGCGCACTGGTCTACGAGCAGCTCGATGGGGAGTGGGTGCGCCTTCCCGAGGCGCGCTTCGACGCGGCCGGCACCGGCGCGACGCCCTACGAACTCGACCTCGCGGCCGGCACGTACACGGTCGGCTTCGAAGACGACTTCGTCGACGAGCAGACCGTCGGAGACGTGGCAGAGCAGTGGTGGGCGGGCAAGTCCACCCTGGCCGCCGCCGACTCGGTGACCCTCGCCGCCGGCACCGCCCGCACCGGCGTGAACGGCACCGTCTCCCCCGCCGGCGCCACCCCGACCCCCACACCGACCCCAACCCCGACCCCAACCCCGACACCCACCCCAACCCCCACCCCCACGCCAACCCCCACCCCGACAACAACGCCAACCCCAACCCCCACACCCACCCCAACCCCCACCCAGGTCACCCGCGCCTCCGGCGCCGATCGGTTCGCGACCTCGGCGGCGGTGTCGCAGAAGGCGTTCGCTCCGGGAGTGAAGGTGGCCTACCTGGCGTACGGGCTGGACTTTCCCGACGCGCTCTCCGGCGCCGCGGCCGCGGCCAGCGCCGGCGCGCCGATCCTGCTCACCGAGCGCGACCGCATCCCGGCCGCGGTGGCGACAGAGCTCGACCGCCTCGACCCCGGCCGCATCGTGATCCTCGGTGGCACGGGCGTGGTCAGCAACACCGTGCTCGCGCAGGCGCGGCAGTACACCGCAGGCAGCGTCACCCGCACCTACGGCGCGAATCGCTTCGAGACCTCGGCCGCGATCTCGGCGGAGACCTTCGCGAAGGGCGTCGACGTGGCCTATGTCGCCAACGGCATGAACTTCCCCGACGCTCTCGCCGGGGCGGCGGCCGCGGGTCACCTCGACGGCCCGGTGCTGCTCACGCAGGCAGGTTCACTGCCCAAGGTGGTCGCCGATGAACTCCGCCGCCTGGCGCCCAAGCGCATCGTCGTGCTCGGCGGGCCGACCATCGTCAGCAGCGCCGTCATGCACGAGGTCGACCGCTACACGCAGGGGGCGGTGACCCGGGATGCCGGCCCCAGCCGCTTCGAGACCGCCACGGTCATCTCGAAGAACGCCTTCACACCCGGCGCACCGGTGGTCTACATCGCCAACGGCATGACGTTCCCCGACGCGCTGGCGGGCGCGGCGGCTGCGGGATCGCTCGGCGGACCGGTGCTGCTCACCCAGAAGGGCTCGCTGCCCGCCGCGGCCATCACCGAACTCCAGCGCCTCAAGCCGGCGAAGGTCGTCGTTCTGGGCGGCACCGGCGTCGTCTCCACCGCGGTCGCCAACCAGGTGCGCGCCGCGCTGCCGTAG
- a CDS encoding glycosyltransferase, translated as MPSVAIIGTRGYPSYYGGFETAVRKLAPYLADEGWDVTVYGRPGATRPGDPNRDERVRTVETWGLETKSLSTLSFGLSAALHAAREKPDVALVMNCANGYWLPILKRAGIPTLVNVDGIEWDRAKWGRVAKWVFKTGAKWTAKYGDRLVFDAHEIARRWNDEFDRDGDYIPYGGEFVDEELPIEPGLEHRGYALMVARFVPENTVPEFFGAAPAIAEHTDVVIVGSSGYGGELDDRARELAATNPRIHWFGHVSDDRRLFSLWQHAGAYFHGHSVGGTNPALVQAMALGAPTIARDTRYNREVLPEGSWLCEPTADAISEAVVAMLNDRDNQDASAEANQARAADLFTWQQICNRYSSSLRARLSWPSGLPSLAREGG; from the coding sequence TTGCCTTCTGTCGCGATCATCGGCACGCGTGGATACCCGAGCTATTACGGCGGTTTCGAGACCGCTGTGCGCAAGCTGGCACCGTACCTGGCCGACGAAGGCTGGGACGTGACCGTCTACGGTCGCCCTGGCGCAACGCGCCCTGGAGACCCGAACCGTGACGAGCGCGTGCGCACCGTGGAGACGTGGGGCCTCGAGACGAAGTCGCTGAGCACGTTGAGCTTCGGGCTGAGCGCCGCGCTGCATGCCGCACGCGAGAAGCCCGATGTTGCGCTCGTGATGAACTGCGCGAACGGCTACTGGCTGCCGATCCTCAAGCGCGCCGGCATTCCGACGCTGGTGAACGTCGACGGCATCGAGTGGGACCGCGCCAAGTGGGGCCGCGTCGCCAAGTGGGTATTCAAGACCGGTGCCAAGTGGACCGCGAAGTACGGCGACCGCCTCGTGTTCGACGCGCACGAGATCGCCCGTCGCTGGAACGACGAGTTCGACCGCGATGGCGACTACATCCCGTACGGCGGCGAGTTCGTGGATGAGGAGCTGCCCATAGAGCCCGGGCTTGAGCACCGCGGCTACGCCCTCATGGTCGCCCGTTTCGTGCCAGAGAACACCGTGCCCGAGTTCTTCGGCGCGGCACCCGCTATTGCCGAGCACACCGACGTTGTGATCGTCGGCTCGTCGGGTTATGGCGGCGAACTGGACGACCGTGCGCGCGAACTCGCCGCGACGAATCCACGTATCCACTGGTTCGGCCACGTCAGCGACGATCGACGGCTGTTCAGTCTTTGGCAACACGCGGGCGCCTACTTCCACGGACACAGCGTCGGGGGCACGAACCCAGCGCTCGTGCAGGCGATGGCCCTCGGCGCGCCAACTATCGCGCGCGACACGCGATACAACCGGGAGGTGCTACCTGAGGGAAGCTGGCTCTGTGAACCAACCGCCGATGCAATCAGCGAAGCCGTGGTCGCAATGCTCAACGACCGCGACAATCAGGATGCGTCCGCGGAGGCCAACCAAGCGCGCGCAGCCGACCTGTTCACCTGGCAACAGATCTGTAACCGGTACTCTTCCAGCCTGAGGGCTCGACTCTCGTGGCCGAGTGGCTTGCCATCCTTGGCGCGCGAGGGCGGATGA